The window TCAAGACCTGGGTAGACGTCCAGGGATCGGTGCCACTGCCCAGGTTAAGTCCCACCAACAGAAGTGTCAAGCCCGCAGTCAGTAGGCCAGCCCCGATAAGATCGAGCTTTGCGAGCTTCTGCCAGAAAGAAAGGTGATCCAGCCGTGTGTGTCTCTTGGGCGGTTGGTAGCCTACCCAGATTCCGATGACGATAATTCCCCATAGCGCCATCTGAAACCACTACACAGTGGCGTTGAAGGCGTCAGTACCCATCGAGACTCAGCGATTTTGATAGACCCATACATAAAAGTTCCGCCATCCCGTTTTCTTATTGTCTTCCGTCAGAGCTCCAATGACTATAGGCCCAAGACAGGCGCCGAGGGCCGCAGCAACATTCATGGCCGACTGTGCCACTGGAGTGGAAGGTGTTATCAATAAAGGAACCGCACTCGCGTAATTGTGTCGAAAGTTCGAACATACTTGGGCGCCATCTCCTAGGCAGAATCTCGCTAGGGACACTATATGCCAGAGGAACTGTGGCAAAGCCGAACCCAATCAATGTCTGCGCCGCAATAACGCGGTAGATGTCCTTAGAGCCCGGGGCAATAGCAGCGCCGATGAAAGAGAGCACGCAAGCGCCAACGAGGATCGATTTTCGAGCCTGAAATAGGtccgaagccgaagagatAACTGGCCCGATGACTGCCTGCACCAGTGAGAGCGCATTTGGCACCCAGGTCTGCTTGTTAGGGTTGTTGAGGTCTTCTCCGATATAGTCTAGCTGAAGAATAGAGTTAATGGCTTGTTGGTGCCTGGAGATAGGAAGAGAATCAAGTGAGACACAATACATACTGCAGCTGGAGGTCCCTGCAAAGCCAGGACCAGCACCATGTTTAGGAGAACCATTGCAGCCAACGCATAGTAAGTTCGGGCATGGATCTCCGgctcgagctcgtcgtcaTTATAGCCTAGATTACCGGATACGGCTTCCTCATGAGTGGCTTCACCGTCTAATTCGGTATCCTTTTGTTTAGAGTCTtttgagaaggagggagCTGTAGAGGATGCGTTGTGGTCAACGGCTTCCATCGCTTTCTCCTCAAGCGGCATGGTTGGTTAATGGTAATGAGAATTTGAGATACCACGATTGACACCAGTACAGAAGGTGGGCGGCTTGcgggaaagaagaaaagcagcGGGCTTTCAATCGATGAGCACTACCTCCAGCATTCTCGCGCGAGTCGCGAGGGGCATTCCACTAAAGCCCACCCCACATATTTAAATGCCATTGAGAGTCGCCTAAATTGCGGGACCTCCGAGACCCCGGACTCTAGATTCCATGTGTTCACCTTGCGGGACGAGCTGGATTCATCAAATTGTGGGGAAGACTTATCAAGTCAGCACAAATGCTTGGGCCCCACAACGATTGTGGACGTTGGCTGACGATGGGCAACTGCAAATGGGGGCCCGGAATAGTTGCACTACTACTTGATGTGGATAATTGCTACATCTTGCTTCTCTATTTTGACATCGATAAGCACTTTTCATTTGAACCCACCATTGCAGTCCATCAAAATTCTGTGAAGACTGGCGAGGGTACTTATCCCGATGTATAGGCAGCTCAGTTTGACTACATAATTATTTTGAATTGATTGTAGTGACTTTTCTTCCTAGCAGACGATTGATCGATTGATTGAATCATTGGCACACATACATACAGGGATACGTAGAAAGAAGTATTGAAAACCAACAGGATGAAGCCATCTCACTGATTCAAATATGGCCGGCGCAGGGTCATCAATCGTCCGTCCGGCATGATGTCGCCGAGATCTATCAttaaaaagaaaatcagtcACTTGGTTTCCTCATACACCACAACTGTCATGGATGATGGACGTAAGATAACGAACCATGGTCATGCTACAGCAACACCAAAGGGAAACCACCGGACTAACCACTATCGCTGGCACTGTGGCCCTCGCTGTCCTCCTCACTTGACTCCTCATAGATGTTGcggcgaggcggaggagcCACGGCAATCGGCTTCTGCTGGGTTGCAGCTCGGGCTGCGTTTTCCCTGCGCTGTTCCTCAAGCAGCCCCTTCAAGGTGGGGCGATTTGTAGGGGTGGCCTTGCTGCCGGCtgatggaggagcaggggAAGCAACCGGGGGAGCAACCGCGGGAGAAGTAGGCTTAATAGCCCGACTggccttgctgctggacGATGGAAGAGCAGCTTCAGCTAGAGCAACggggggaggagaaggggtCGGGATAGCCTGACTGGCCTTCTTGTTGGACGATCGAAGAGCAGGCGGAGAAACCGCGGGAGCAACGGGGGGCGAAGTGGGACGGACAGCCCGAATGgccttgctgctggatgatggaagaaCAGCTTCAATTGGGGCGACtgggggaggagaaggggtCGGGATAGCCTGGCTGGCATTCTTGTTGGACGATCGAAGAGCAGGCGGAGAAACCGCGGGAGCAACCGGGGGTGAAGGGGGCGGGATAGCCCGACTGGGATTGCTGCTGGACGACGTGGGAGCAGCTTTGGTATCTCGATCAAACGTGAAAGCCTGTAGATCTTTCCGTAGCTTTGACATTTTCCGGCGCCGATTCGCGATCCTGTCATACCTCCTATGAGGGGCGCTTTCCTGGCGTGTGAGTTTGGTCCATTCTGTGAGCAGGCGCTTGATAATTATCAGAGCCTTTGGATTGGTATTTGGATCCTCGGCCATAAGGGCCAGgtcttctctctcccgctTTTCTAGTTCAATATCATCCACACATTTCTGAGCCATCTCAGGAGAGACCCCAGGTGGGAGAAACGCGGCACGGACCTGTGTCGATTTGGCGGAGCCGTCGGGTAGAGCTCTCTTCTGGAGCGATTGATGACCAGCTGGTTCGGTGGGCGTAGGTGTCGGGGCCGGAAAACTCGAGGATGGCTCATTATCGTCATCAAAAGATACCGACCCGCGCGGTTGGGATCCATCAGCAGGGGACTCCTTGCGCAAAATGGAGTATAATTTCTTAGCGCTGTCGAGAATAGGCTGATGTGCGGCGGGTGTCAGATTGGGTGCAGGAATGGGGTCGCCGACGTGTCGTTGCACCGGTTTCCTGCCGGGTGGGCTCGTCATGATGCCTACTCCTAGGCGACGCTCCGACGCTGACAGTTGGTCTGCAGGAATACGACTCGGACCAGAGAACGAAGGCACACGCTGCCGCCTCTGGTGTGAGGTTGAAGCCGGGGAGCCTGGCGTTTGGAGTCTCAGCTCCTTCCGCGGTCCAGCCTGCTCTAAGCTCTGTTTGCGTTTGCGGCTTAGAGTTTCTTTCATATTCTTAGGCGTAGACATGTCGATGTCCTCATGTATCTCAACAGGGGCGCTATGGTGATTCTCAACAGAGGAGTTGTCATCGTTCGTTTCGACAGAGAGCGATAGGCCGCGGTGGCGCTGCTTAGCGGGTAAAGTTGGCTTCTCGGCTTGATCTGGCTGGTCATAGATATGTGAGAGCTGGCTCGACAACATGCTAGCGCTAGAAGCGCGCCGCGGTGAGCCTGACGCCTCCGTCTTTCCCTCGTCTTCGTAAATCGAAGGTAAATTTTCCTGTTGGGTCTTTCGTTGGAGCTCACATCGGCTCGCGGCAGAATCCCAATCGATGTCCACTGACGGAAATCGGACAGGGGGAGACTGTGCGGGCTTCTGAATCACATGTAAAGTGCCTCGTTGGTCCAAACCCTCTCTGCGAGCCTTGCCAATATCCACAAAGACATCCGCCACGGTCATGTCAGGGTCGAGGTCGTCGGTGGGGTTTTCACTATCCAGAAGCTTCTTGATAACCAAGCGCCTATGTAAACAAAAATGTTAGTGTGTAATTCATTGTTGCATCGCAAAAACCGGTACTCACTCAAGGTCCGGATAGAGCTTCTTCCACTTGTCCTGAATCAAGCTAGAAAGCCCTGCGAGGGAGACATCCTCGGGAGAAGGCACAACTAGCAAAAACGACGCGGGTTTCGCAGAACTCGACAGCGAGGCATTGGGGTCATCATGGTTTGGCAGGAAATTGAACATCCGGCGGGTGGACGACAGCTGCTCCCGGGGGAAGACCACGACacgaagccgaagaaggaCCATTGTGAGGAACACTGGAGTAGGTCGGCATCGAGAGGAGGGAGATTGTTGGTGGGGTTtagagggagaggaagagaaagagggagagaaagaagagagcaagtgaaaagggagaaaagagcGCAGGCCGAAACAGGAAGGTGCGCGGTCGATCCCGCGGCCACAAATAAAGAAGGCAACAATAAGAGCGATAGTCAGTACATTATGTGCAATGGCTCTCAGCAAACAAAGAAGAGACGGCAATCCAGGTACGTAGTGAGTGGACTTTGACACGGCGGGTTTCTGCCGGCAGGCGGAGAGTTCGGTGAGAACCGGCCGAATCCCTGACCGAAGAGAAACAGAAGAATGTATTTCTGTGCGGGTGCTACGATGAAGTAAACCCAGGACGACTCTTCTGCAGGGACAGCGGAGCTTGTTCCTCTACGACACATTGTTTGACCCACGGGACGCGGGCAGCAGGAGGGGGATTATTAACAAGCAAAGAGGTACAATAAGATGGCTAAAGAATTTGCAAATAAATACACACGAGTCTAGTCTGCGGGTGCAAAATACCGCTGGAACCGATCAATATGCGTCAGACCGAGGTCGGTGATTACCCAATGGCAGCTCATGAGCAGACTGGGGAACCGAACAGTCCAGAAATTCAGGTACCCCTCCGGCAAGCCACCGACGTGCGCCTTCAGAGACTCTGGCATATCGTTATAGTGGTTGCGCTTGTTGCGCAGAGCGCGCAACAGATCGAGCATCCGGGAACCCGTGTACTTGCGTTGTTTCCCCAGGTTGTCCTTGAAGTCACGCGGCAATAACCGCAGGAAATCCATCTCGGGGCCGATGACTTGGCGTGCCACGGATTCCAGGCACAGTAGCGCATCAGATGGCGGGTCACGCGGCTCAAACTCGAAATGATCAGACACGTCACAAAGGAAGCTGAGTCGGTCCGACGGGGGCCAGAAGAAGGGGTGCATCAGAACTGCACTGGCATCGGGTCTGGAAGACGGTCAGTTTGAGGTGGGGGACGTCCGAGCAGGAGAGAAAACATACCGTTGGCGGGGGTCGAGAGACAACATCGAGCGGATGAGATCATCCGCTTCGAAAGCGTAGTCACCCAACTGATCCAGCTCCTGGAGGTCAAAATTGCCCTTGACGATATTGGCCTCGCGCATAAATTTGCCATTCTTGTCGAACGGGTGACTGCCGCGCGTCAGGACGTAGTAGAACACACATcccaaggagaagatgtcgATGGCACGAGTGGCCCGGCGGTTGGTTTGCGGGTCAACAACGGCAGGCTCGGATGTTTCCGTATTCTGAGATTCAAGGCCAAGGGAATCGTCATCAACCAGGAGTTCCGGCGCGCGCCATCCCGAAGTGCcggcggcatgggcggtgGTAGCGCGGAATGAGCTTTGGTTGTCTTCCAGTTTCTTGCACAGTCCGAAGTCGGAAATGAGGAGTCGCAAGGATCGCGAGCTCGTACGGCCACGAGGCATGGCCGCTAGAATGTTCTGGGGCTTCAGGTCTCGGTGAACAATCTTGAGGGAGTGCAAGTACCGAACTCCAGAGATGATCTGACGTAGAACGTCGGGCATGTCCAAGCCACCCTGAACCAGGTCCGGGAACTTAGATGGGCGTTCAACCACATCCTGCAGAGACGCCGGGCAAAGCTCGAGACCAATGTACAGAAAGCCCGTAGCCTGCTCACGGCAGAAATATCGGATCACATTGTTATGATCGTCACTTTCTTGCAATAAACCGACCTCGTGAGAGGCAATATCGTAAAATTCCATCAGCATGCGTTTCACGGCCACATTGCGTCCATCGAAAGATCCACGGTAGACCACAGTCCCGTGGCTGCCGTGGCCTAGTACGACGTCGGTAAACACCTGGAGACGGCCAATGCGGAGAACgccatccatctccataaTCTCGTTGGATACCGTGCGACTCAGCTGCACATCGGGTTCCAGCCGTGGCTGCGGAGCCAAGGCGTTGACTTGGTCCACCACTTGATCGGCTGTGTCTTGCGTATTGTCCTCAGCGCCGGGCTTCTCCTTGCGTCGGTGTCCTTTGCCCCCACGGGTTCCGCGGGAacgcttctttttcttggtggGCTGTCCATGTTCAGCGAGCTCAAGttcatccacatcctcgtcaccaGGATCACGAGACGGTTCTCGAATTCGAATACGCGGTGTGGCATCGAGGGGCAGTACATTGCCGTTGCGAGGAGATCGTGAAGTTTCTTCTGCATCGGCTTGGGCGCCCGACATTTTCACGTCTACAGGTCCACTGGGAACAGGGCGTCTCGGCGAGGATGTCCGATTCAGGTCCGGCGCAGTCTCGACAATCGGCGTCGAAGGAGCGGACAGAGGAGGCTTGTCATTTGCATTGATAATGTTCTTGATGTCAAGCTTCTGTCTTGCCAGCTCCCGCAGATGATGGGAGTTGAAATAGATAAAGGTACCAATGAACAGGAGCACCAATGTCACAATTATGTCCAGCGCATTGTCCCAGCCTTTGCGAATGATAGTGCTATTCCGCAATGCCGGAGGCAAGGCCAATTCGGAAGGGCTGCGCAAGGCGCCCTGAGGTGTGCCACTGGACAATTCCGTGGCCGAGCCACCAATACTGGCCAAGGGCGGCCGAACGATATGGGGACCGTTGAGGGAATGAACACCCGCCAAGGCCTCTCGCTGTTGACGCTGAGTCAAACTCATAAGCGACTGGCCCTTGCGGAAGAAATCTTTCTCGTAGCACGGGGCCATGGAGGCGCGCCCTGTCACTAACGGATATGTTTCTTCTGATAGGGCATACCAACCGCCGGCCCTGGTCGTCTCAATGAACACACGCAAGTCTCGCTCATCGTGCAGAGTTCCGTAATCTGGATCTGGGGGCTGCAAAGGCTGCGATAAGAGGACCAGTGGAAGGAGGGTGTCTGTTGAATCCTTGGCTGCGGGGCGAACGATGTCGAAGACCCGTACGACGGGCGAAGAAAAGTGCTGCCTGAATCGGGCCCGGTCCATTCGAGAATGATCGAAGCCTAACACCACGCCATCGTGCATGCTGTAGATGTGGCTCAGGTCCATAGACTTATAATATTGGCTCTGAAGATCCATGTCGCGATTATTTGGAGCCCACTCGGAGTATTTCAGTGTGCAGATGGGATCGCCGGTCTCGGTGTTTTGGATGGCGACCGCGTATTCGACCCGACCGAGGACGAGAGTGCCGGATGTGTTTTCGCATTGTTCGGGATCCAACTCCTGCCCATCTACCTTCCGGCACCCCTGTCCGGCGGTGAAAGGCTCACGAGAACTGAATACCCGTAAGATGCTTCCCGTGCGGGCATCAATGGTGTACAATGTAGTCTCCTTCCGGGCAGTGTATGTCACGGCAGGCTCAATACCGGAATAAGGAGTTTCGTCCACCAACTGCTTGACAGTTAAACCAAGCTTCTGTAGCCCCGCATCCGGGCCAGGGCTGTAAATGTACAAGCTGCCATCCTGGCTGGGTTCGACGATCCACAAAAAGTCGTCCTCGGGCTGGGTATCATCAAAACTCGAGCGATTAGCTCGATGGTAAATGCTCTCGACCATGGGGCTGCTGGGCACCTCTAGGGCCCAGCGAGCGGCACCGGTCTTGCGGTCTCGGGCGTGAATGGTTCCGTCGACGGTCGCCAGCAGCACAAAGTCCTCAACCTCCCAGTCCTGCAAGGACCGCGCGTGAAGCTGCGGAGCCAGACCAGCAgcggtgctgctggcctGGGCAGGAGGGGCTCGAACGGCGCGGCCGGAGCCCGCCAGAGCCAGAGTTGCTAGGGCGCTCGCATCGTAGGATTTCACGAGGGGGGGTTCGGCCAGTGAGGCCGTGTCATGCGTCGAAGAGTCCGAGACTAACGGCACGGACACACGCGGGGCCGATCCATGATGGgctggttgctgctgcggagcAACCAGGACCggcagaaggagaagggcgacACTGGCGGGGAGGGTCGAACGGGCACCCGGCAGCCGCCACCGCATTGTGGGAAGGTCAGCACAGTGGGGGAGAGCTCAGCGGCGAGACGGTGTGCGTCTCATGAGTTGTGGCGAGGGAGGGTTGGGAGAGTGGTGGAGGACAGGAGGACAGGAGGAATCGAAACAAAGGGACACCGAGAATTGTGGAGCGGGTAGTGTGAGTCGAGAATGCGGATAGCGGAGCATCCCCCACCAGAGAGTTTGGGATGGACCTTGGTATGTTGTGAAGGACAGACGGTTAAGCggatgagggagagaggTAAGAGATATCGAGGAGAGATGCAGGAAAaaggaggatgggaagaaaaggaggaaaagaCGCCGCCTGAAGGATCGTGCGTGCGTGTGCGTGCGTAATACACGGGTACGCTTACAGGAGTGACCAGCCTCCCGCCTCCCTTCGGCAGACTGCAAGGTACCGGGTCGGGTACGGGCGATACTCGGCAGGAGGGTGCATCCCCGTCGGTGGCACACTGCGATCTGAATGGATTTATTTACTTTCTTCTAGACACCCTCTCAAGGAATGGATGAATTGAGCCCTTTTTACGGCCCCCAGCGTGGGTGGGGGTCAAGGCCCCCTGGCATTATTGATGATGTATGTATAGGGCCTGATCAAACCCAACCAACAACAGGGATAAGCACGAGTCCATCATAGTTCACCCACTATCAGAAGACCGGTCACTCCGAGTCACGAGAAACGCCATGGTAGATCCAGACAGACATTCACATACAACGGCAAGCGGAGATGTATCGACTTCCCTCAACCGCCCCGGATCATCCACGTCACGGCCAGCACCCATCCGGCCACGAACATGACGGTCACGATACCCGCGCCAGCCTGATCGCTCGTGTGGATGGCTCGCAACCGGACAACATCATTGTCCGAGTTAGCTGTCCCGGCACCCGGGTTGCTCTTCGAGGTTCCGCCCGTCGTTGACGTCAGGGGTGCTTGTTGGTCGTCAACCAGGCTCGCAGAAAAGATGCCTAGCGCGCTCATCTGCTGCTCTAGACCCTGCGTGCCGTCCCAGGTCGACTGATACCACCGCCGCCCGCAGTGTTGGCCGCTAATACCGCCCGTGCATTGCTTGGCTGCTCCCTGCGCACTCGTCCGGAGCTTGGCCATGACCTGCTCGGCGGTGAAGGGCACGAGGGTGGTCATGAAGGCAAGCCAGGTGGAAAAGAATGCCTTGAAGCAGGATTGATTGCGGTCGCAGttctcgccgagctcgcAGCTgatctcggccatggtgttgcccccatccccatcgaaCCCTAGGGTCGGGAAGAACTGCTGTGAGGTCCCCCACAGCCCGTTGATTCCAtccttccatttctccgCACCATCAGTCTAATCCTGGGTTAGCTATGGCTGCATTCCGCCCCTCGGGGAACATACGTGGTTGTACATGTAGGCGGCACCGCTGATGTACGTGCCGTAATTGTAGCTC of the Penicillium psychrofluorescens genome assembly, chromosome: 1 genome contains:
- a CDS encoding uncharacterized protein (ID:PFLUO_000107-T1.cds;~source:funannotate) → MRWRLPGARSTLPASVALLLLPVLVAPQQQPAHHGSAPRVSVPLVSDSSTHDTASLAEPPLVKSYDASALATLALAGSGRAVRAPPAQASSTAAGLAPQLHARSLQDWEVEDFVLLATVDGTIHARDRKTGAARWALEVPSSPMVESIYHRANRSSFDDTQPEDDFLWIVEPSQDGSLYIYSPGPDAGLQKLGLTVKQLVDETPYSGIEPAVTYTARKETTLYTIDARTGSILRVFSSREPFTAGQGCRKVDGQELDPEQCENTSGTLVLGRVEYAVAIQNTETGDPICTLKYSEWAPNNRDMDLQSQYYKSMDLSHIYSMHDGVVLGFDHSRMDRARFRQHFSSPVVRVFDIVRPAAKDSTDTLLPLVLLSQPLQPPDPDYGTLHDERDLRVFIETTRAGGWYALSEETYPLVTGRASMAPCYEKDFFRKGQSLMSLTQRQQREALAGVHSLNGPHIVRPPLASIGGSATELSSGTPQGALRSPSELALPPALRNSTIIRKGWDNALDIIVTLVLLFIGTFIYFNSHHLRELARQKLDIKNIINANDKPPLSAPSTPIVETAPDLNRTSSPRRPVPSGPVDVKMSGAQADAEETSRSPRNGNVLPLDATPRIRIREPSRDPGDEDVDELELAEHGQPTKKKKRSRGTRGGKGHRRKEKPGAEDNTQDTADQVVDQVNALAPQPRLEPDVQLSRTVSNEIMEMDGVLRIGRLQVFTDVVLGHGSHGTVVYRGSFDGRNVAVKRMLMEFYDIASHEVGLLQESDDHNNVIRYFCREQATGFLYIGLELCPASLQDVVERPSKFPDLVQGGLDMPDVLRQIISGVRYLHSLKIVHRDLKPQNILAAMPRGRTSSRSLRLLISDFGLCKKLEDNQSSFRATTAHAAGTSGWRAPELLVDDDSLGLESQNTETSEPAVVDPQTNRRATRAIDIFSLGCVFYYVLTRGSHPFDKNGKFMREANIVKGNFDLQELDQLGDYAFEADDLIRSMLSLDPRQRPDASAVLMHPFFWPPSDRLSFLCDVSDHFEFEPRDPPSDALLCLESVARQVIGPEMDFLRLLPRDFKDNLGKQRKYTGSRMLDLLRALRNKRNHYNDMPESLKAHVGGLPEGYLNFWTVRFPSLLMSCHWVITDLGLTHIDRFQRYFAPAD
- a CDS encoding uncharacterized protein (ID:PFLUO_000106-T1.cds;~source:funannotate), which gives rise to MVLLRLRVVVFPREQLSSTRRMFNFLPNHDDPNASLSSSAKPASFLLVVPSPEDVSLAGLSSLIQDKWKKLYPDLERLVIKKLLDSENPTDDLDPDMTVADVFVDIGKARREGLDQRGTLHVIQKPAQSPPVRFPSVDIDWDSAASRCELQRKTQQENLPSIYEDEGKTEASGSPRRASSASMLSSQLSHIYDQPDQAEKPTLPAKQRHRGLSLSVETNDDNSSVENHHSAPVEIHEDIDMSTPKNMKETLSRKRKQSLEQAGPRKELRLQTPGSPASTSHQRRQRVPSFSGPSRIPADQLSASERRLGVGIMTSPPGRKPVQRHVGDPIPAPNLTPAAHQPILDSAKKLYSILRKESPADGSQPRGSVSFDDDNEPSSSFPAPTPTPTEPAGHQSLQKRALPDGSAKSTQVRAAFLPPGVSPEMAQKCVDDIELEKREREDLALMAEDPNTNPKALIIIKRLLTEWTKLTRQESAPHRRYDRIANRRRKMSKLRKDLQAFTFDRDTKAAPTSSSSNPSRAIPPPSPPVAPAVSPPALRSSNKNASQAIPTPSPPPVAPIEAVLPSSSSKAIRAVRPTSPPVAPAVSPPALRSSNKKASQAIPTPSPPPVALAEAALPSSSSKASRAIKPTSPAVAPPVASPAPPSAGSKATPTNRPTLKGLLEEQRRENAARAATQQKPIAVAPPPRRNIYEESSEEDSEGHSASDSG